The following proteins are encoded in a genomic region of Musa acuminata AAA Group cultivar baxijiao chromosome BXJ2-11, Cavendish_Baxijiao_AAA, whole genome shotgun sequence:
- the LOC135627558 gene encoding uncharacterized protein LOC135627558, whose amino-acid sequence MDSAEAMRAQLRLINRRLDEVQQEVRGSKGEPGADRHQGSPFAPEIQDQAIPPHFRLPSLDAYNGTADPADHVAAFRAQMVLYGTADALMCRAFPTTLRGLARAWYCSLKTGTITSFDQLARDFELNFLAYARPKPSAALLLGLNQREDKPLSHFAFMMGLRPTRFFWSLMERPPTAVPEMLQRASQFIAAETWMAGRREEHKRVKSEQPRPQQPTASWRRLDRPDLPTPRPPLPILNSSRTEIFLHIREKGLLKEPHPMRSPRELADRSKYCRFHRQHGHDTEQCRELKRQIEELIHRGYLG is encoded by the exons ATGGACTCAGCAGAGGCCATGCGAGCCCAGCTACGCCTCATTAACCGGCGACTAGACGAGGTGCAACAGGAGGTTCGCGGATCAAAGGGAGAACCTGGGGCAGACAGACATCAAGGGTCCCCGTTCGcccccgagatacaagatcaggcGATTCCACCCCATTTCCGGCTCCCTTCGCTGGACGCATACAATGGCACAGCTGACCCggcggaccacgtagccgctttcCGCGCCCAGATGGTGCTGTACGGGACCGCTGACGCCTTGATGTGTAGGGCGTTCCCAACGACTCTGCGGGGGCTGGCCCGCGCGTGGTACTGCAgcctgaagaccgggaccatCACCTCCTTCGATCAACTGGCCAGGGatttcgagctcaacttcctagCTTACGCTCGACCGAAGCCATCTGCGGCGTTGCTCCTTgggctcaaccaaagggaggacaagcccctctcccatttt gctttcatgatgggcctgcggcCTACCAGGTTCTTTTGGTCCCtcatggagcgaccccccaccgcggTACCTGAGATGCTGCAGCGAGCAAGCCAGTTTATCGCCGCGGAAACATGGATGGCCGGGAGGCGTGAGGAACACAAGAGGGTCAAGTCGGAGCAACCCCGACCGCAACAGCCCACCGCGTCCTGGAGGAGGTTGGACCGGCCCGACCTGCCCACACCAAGGCCCCCTCTCCCCATTTTGAACTCGTCTCGAACAGAAATATTCCTCCACATAAGGGAGAAGGGGCTACTCAAAGAGCctcacccgatgaggagcccgcgaGAGCTTGCAGACCGATCAAAATATTGCCGCTTCCACCGACAGCATGGGCATGACACTGAACAGTGTCGGGAGctaaaaaggcaaattgaggagctcatccatAGAGGGTATCTGGGCTAG